In Syngnathoides biaculeatus isolate LvHL_M chromosome 5, ASM1980259v1, whole genome shotgun sequence, the following are encoded in one genomic region:
- the derl1 gene encoding derlin-1, translating into MSDIGDWFRSIPLITRSWFAASIAVPLIGKLGLIDPRNLALRPDLFLRRFHLWRPVTATLYFPVYPNTGFLFLVNLYFLYNYSTRLETGAFDGRPADYVFMLLFNWICIVITGLLLDMQLLMIPLIMSVLYIWAQFNKDTIVSFWFGTRFKAHYLPWVILIFNFIIGGSFVNELIGNLVGHLYFFLMFKYPMDLGGRTFLSTPQFLYHLLPTRRGGVSGFGAPPTRRPAPQEQAGGGGGGGGRHNWGQGFRLGD; encoded by the exons ATGTCAGACATCGGGGACTGGTTCAGAAGCATCCCCCTCATCACCAGGAGCTGGTTTGCTGCCTCGATTGCAGTTCCCCTTATAGGGAAACTTGGACTAATTGATCCCAGGAACCTCGCTCTAAGGCCAGATTTATTCTTAAGAAGATTTCAC CTATGGAGACCTGTGACGGCCACCCTGTATTTCCCAGTGTACCCAAATACTGGCTTCCTCTTCCTAGTCAACCTATATTTCCTCTACAACTACTCCACCCGGTTAGAGACAG GAGCGTTTGATGGTCGACCGGCAGACTATGTTTTCATGCTCCTCTTCAACTGGATCTGCATTGTT ATAACTGGGCTGCTCCTGGACATGCAG CTGCTGATGATTCCATTGATCATGTCTGTCCTGTACATTTGGGCTCAGTTCAATAAAGACACGATCGTTTCTTTCTGGTTTGGAACAAGATTCAAG GCACATTATCTGCCTTGGGTCATTTTAATCTTCAACTTCATCATCGGAGGCTC GTTTGTGAATGAACTAATTGGAAACCTGGTGGGTCACCTGTACTTCTTTCTCATGTTCAAATATCCCATGGACCTGGGAGGACGCACCTTCCTTTCTACGCCACAGTTCTT ATATCACCTACTCCCTACCAGGAGAGGAGGGGTGTCAGGCTTTGGAGCCCCCCCCACTAGGAGACCGGCGCCTCAGGAgcaagcaggaggaggaggaggtggcggcggTCGTCACAACTGGGGCCAAGGCTTCCGTCTGGGGGATTAA
- the LOC133501059 gene encoding zinc fingers and homeoboxes protein 2-like, translated as MSSRRKASTPCMIRPQETMVELDDNEETTENHTEKDAMETDPSVDLDLTGKTSDSSAAPDIPTSESSDSSKPSCKQQRGYECKYCTFSTQNLNTFKEHVDANHPNVILNPLYLCAVCNFNTKKFDSLTEHNDRNHPGESNFKFKRIKMNNQTILEQTIEGSSNNAVIYNSSGAVSSKAEGQGTVPQGKATAFKIGKQKAISSDNKRTEPHLCKLNPDLTKKAITALNVNGTVIIPESTLLKADGLSHIMPSLQRPVNYTQVPKIAIPLNTTKYNPSLDDNLTLISSFNKFPYPTQAELSWLTAVSKHPEEQIKVWFTTQRLKQGITWSPEEVEEARKKMFNGTISSVPQTFTVVTPHLTTQSSANPSSVTTTVSKSVQPAASVLQSVPCQLVGQTSLVLTPVANGSTVTCAPLALTLANQVAQSLKRPLASPSTASENKRPSIIQAISAPIATSKMASPKVLNFTADPNKTAEQLSVLRSSYMQCPFPEEEEIYRLIETTGLSRGEIKKWFSEQRLLNLKGVPPPPLLVKADVTPVTKDGPVRKAVPSHFPLLERVKGKSSEQLNALEESFQRSSSPTDTQLDQLAQETRLSKTEVDCWFSERRALRDNMEKALLSVTKNTDDKGDRPGVLLNGSSHREHDGKILQSSALPQFLSSSSSSSSSPPMLAASSPHPPTLSVSASPPILNSSSSSSSPHPPILSVSTSPAHIPSGSLTLLREMFCRTQWPTPEEYSQLEGQTSLGRTDIVRWFKEHRSALKNGETLDWLEPYQSQKEQQKSGQEQKMDDSDRQQQSVPMEGKVEEKIAEAASTENSKMSNPDAVQWLTEKLTHSVSDLGQATSNIAEQGRWVQVTVAVGEDSETGLQRQRLAADADVLTLEQPGRVTG; from the exons atgtctaGCCGGCGGAAGGCTTCCACCCCCTGTATGATCCGACCACAAGAGACCATGGTGGAGTTGGATGATAATGAAGAG ACAACTGAGAACCACACTGAGAAGGATGCTATGGAAACTGATCCATCTGTTGACCTAGACCTGACGGGGAAGACCTCTGACTCCTCAGCAGCACCTGACATTCCAACATCTGAGTCATCAGACAGTTCCAAGCCTTCATGTAAACAGCAAAGGGGCTATGAGTGCAAGTACTGTACCTTTTCCACTCAGAACCTCAACACATTCAAAGAACATGTGGATGCCAACCACCCCAACGTCATCCTCAACCCACTGTATCTGTGTGCTGTCTGTAATTTCaacacaaaaaagtttgactccCTGACAGAACATAATGATAGAAATCACCCAGGGGAAAGCAACTTCAAGTTTAAACGCATCAAAATGAACAATCAGACCATCTTGGAACAGACAATAGAGGGCAGCAGTAACAATGCAGTTATTTACAATAGTTCTGGTGCTGTATCCAGTAAAGCAGAGGGGCAGGGCACTGTGCCCCAAGGCAAAGCCACCGCATTTAAGATCGGGAAACAAAAAGCAATCTCTTCAGATAATAAACGGACGGAGCCTCATTTGTGTAAACTCAACCCCGACTTGACTAAGAAAGCGATCACAGCACTCAATGTCAACGGGACCGTAATCATCCCAGAGTCGACTCTCCTCAAAGCTGATGGCCTTTCTCACATCATGCCTTCCCTGCAGCGGCCTGTAAACTACACCCAG GTGCCAAAGATCGCTATTCCCCTCAACACAACCAAATACAACCCTTCTCTGGATGACAACCTGACCCTCATCTCTTCCTTCAACAAATTCCCATACCCGACACAAGCTGAGCTCTCTTGGCTGACTGCAGTCTCAAAACATCCAGAGGAGCAAATTAAAGTGTGGTTCACCACACAGAGGCTTAAACAGGGTATTACCTGGTCACCGGAggag GTGGAGGAAGCACGAAAGAAGATGTTCAATGGTACAATCTCGTCTGTGCCTCAGACCTTCACAGTTGTAACGCCTCATCTTACTACTCAGTCATCCGCCAATCCATCATCAGTAACGACCACAGTATCCAAATCGGTGCAGCCTGCGGCCTCAGTTCTCCAGTCCGTTCCCTGTCAGCTCGTGGGACAGACTAGCTTGGTGCTGACTCCTGTTGCCAACGGCTCTACTGTCACATGTGCACCACTGGCACTCACCTTGGCTAACCAG GTTGCCCAGTCACTAAAACGCCCCTTGGCCTCACCCTCTACTGCCTCAGAGAATAAACGGCCCTCCATCATTCAAGCCATATCTGCGCCTATCGCCACATCCAAGATGGCATCGCCCAAAGTGTTAAATTTCACCGCAGACCCCAACAAAACAGCCGAGCAGCTCTCAGTGCTCCGGTCCAGCTACATGCAGTGTCCTTTCCCAGAGGAAGAAGAG ATCTACAGGCTGATAGAGACCACCGGGCTGTCCAGAGGAGAGATTAAGAAGTGGTTCAGTGAACAAAGGCTCCTTAATCTCAAAG GTGTTCCTCCTCCCCCACTGCTGGTGAAAGCTGATGTGACTCCCGTAACTAAAGATGGACCTGTGAGAAAAGCAGTCCCGAGCCACTTCCCGCTGCTGGAGCGGGTGAAGGGGAAGTCCTCGGAGCAACTAAATGCACTTGAGGAGAGTTTCCAGAGAAGCAGTAGTCCGACAGACACTCAGCTTG ACCAATTGGCCCAGGAGACCAGGCTGTCCAAGACCGAGGTAGACTGCTGGTTTTCTGAGCGCAGGGCGCTCAGGGACAACATGGAGAAGGCGTTGCTCAGCGTGACCAAGAACACGGATGACAAAGGCGACAGGCCTGGCGTATTGCTCAATGGTTCGTCTCATCGCGAGCACGATGGGAAAATTCTCCAATCATCGGCTCtcccacagttcctttcttcttcgtcgtcatcctcatcctccCCTCCTATGCTTGCGGCCTCGTCCCCTCATCCTCCAACCTTGTCTGTCTCCGCTTCTCCTCCCATCCTTAATTCATCCTCGTCATCCTCCTCTCCACATCCTCCCATCCTTTCTGTCTCGACGAGCCCTGCTCACATCCCAAGTGGCTCCCTCACTCTGCTGCGAGAG ATGTTCTGTCGGACCCAGTGGCCAACGCCTGAAGAGTACAGCCAGCTGGAGGGGCAAACAAGCCTGGGCCGCACTGACATTGTCCGCTGGTTTAAGGAACATCGCTCGGCCCTTAAGAACGGTGAGACCTTGGACTGGTTGGAACCTTACCAGAGCCAAAAAGAACAGCAGAAATCGGGACAAGAGCAGAAGATGGATGACTCTGACAGACAACAGCAAAGTGTACCAATGGAAGGAAAAG TGGAGGAGAAAATAGCAGAAGCAGCATCAACGGAGAACTCCAAGATGTCCAACCCAGACGCAGTACAGTGGTTGACTGAAAAACTCACTCACAGTGTGTCAGACCTGGGCCAGGCCACTTCCAATATTGCTGAACAAGGAAG GTGGGTTCAGGTGACAGTGGCTGTGGGGGAAGACAGTGAGACAGGATTACAAAGACAGAGACTGGCAGCGGATGCTGACGTCTTGACCTTGGAGCAACCTGGGAGGGTCACGGGCTGA